A region from the Mycolicibacterium phlei genome encodes:
- a CDS encoding alpha/beta hydrolase, giving the protein MAPTTAEQVSFGSGGTVVVGTLYRPADRAVTPGVVLAQGFSATMDWIVPDFAAAFADAGFAALTFDYRHLGVSGGEPRGLVDSGRQREDVRNALTYLRSRADIDDRRVALWGTSLGGAHVLAVAADDHRLAAVVANVPGIDLIRGMRGRYVPPHLRMSPARIAVAGACLLGHAVVDAARGMARATPHYIPVYGRPGHAVFADPELAGLFADLEDGSPTWRNEVAPRFLFTAPRLGPRVLSRISAPVLVTLARDDEVISSAFVRRAIAHVPDHEIIEFGARHFEMYHGQIRDRVIETHLQFLTRHLAPGD; this is encoded by the coding sequence GTGGCGCCGACGACTGCCGAGCAGGTCTCGTTCGGGTCCGGCGGCACCGTCGTCGTGGGCACGCTGTACCGCCCCGCAGACCGCGCTGTCACGCCGGGGGTCGTTCTCGCGCAGGGCTTTTCGGCGACCATGGACTGGATCGTGCCCGACTTCGCCGCGGCGTTCGCCGACGCCGGGTTCGCCGCGCTGACGTTCGACTACCGGCATCTGGGGGTCAGCGGCGGTGAGCCCCGCGGGCTCGTCGACTCCGGTCGCCAGCGCGAGGACGTCCGCAACGCGCTGACCTACCTGCGCTCCCGCGCCGACATCGATGACCGCCGCGTCGCGCTGTGGGGGACGTCGCTGGGCGGCGCCCACGTGCTGGCGGTGGCCGCCGACGACCACCGCCTCGCCGCGGTCGTCGCGAACGTGCCGGGCATCGACCTGATCCGCGGTATGCGCGGCCGGTACGTGCCGCCGCACCTGCGGATGAGTCCCGCGCGCATCGCGGTGGCCGGCGCATGCCTGCTCGGACACGCCGTCGTCGACGCCGCCCGCGGGATGGCGCGGGCCACGCCGCACTACATCCCGGTGTACGGCAGGCCCGGCCACGCGGTGTTCGCCGACCCGGAACTGGCCGGCCTGTTCGCCGATCTCGAGGACGGCTCACCCACCTGGCGCAACGAGGTCGCGCCGCGGTTTCTGTTCACCGCACCGCGGCTCGGCCCGCGTGTGCTCAGCCGCATCAGCGCACCGGTTCTGGTCACCCTGGCCCGCGACGACGAGGTGATCTCCAGCGCCTTCGTCCGGCGGGCGATCGCACACGTGCCGGACCACGAGATCATCGAGTTCGGGGCACGCCACTTCGAGATGTACCACGGGCAGATCCGTGACCGGGTCATCGAGACGCACCTTCAGTTCCTGACCCGGCACCTGGCGCCAGGGGACTGA